Proteins encoded within one genomic window of Streptomyces sp. NBC_00523:
- a CDS encoding C40 family peptidase, protein MYRRHCAAAAMTLVCALAVLASPVQAFAAPTPPGSADGGGKSLEQVRAEIDELYLEAGAATDAYNLAEEKAKKQSGELVGLAQSIVEGRAKIAALKDRAGAQAREEYRNAGLPPGARLMLSGDPQLFLDGISRNRQGQQAGKGLLEELTRTQQDLETYTKDASTNWTKLEASRVKQAKAKKKINSQIAAAKKLESRLEKEERARLLELEQEAARQAQTAWLDSGALQEINRDASPLGKQAVAFATAQIGKPYVWGAEGPKSYDCSGLTSQAWAAAGRPIPRTSQEQWRLLPHIAIKDMRPGDLIIYHADATHVGMYVGNGQIIHAPRPGRDVTLAGAGSMQILGVVRPDA, encoded by the coding sequence GTGTACCGACGCCACTGTGCCGCCGCCGCGATGACTCTGGTCTGCGCGCTGGCGGTCCTCGCCTCGCCGGTCCAGGCATTCGCCGCACCGACACCGCCGGGGTCCGCCGATGGTGGCGGGAAGAGCCTGGAACAGGTGCGCGCGGAGATCGACGAGCTGTACCTGGAGGCGGGCGCCGCCACGGACGCGTACAACCTCGCCGAGGAGAAGGCCAAGAAGCAGTCGGGCGAGCTGGTCGGGCTGGCGCAGTCGATAGTCGAGGGCCGGGCGAAGATCGCCGCCCTCAAGGACCGGGCCGGCGCCCAGGCCCGCGAGGAGTACCGCAACGCCGGGCTCCCGCCGGGCGCGCGGCTCATGCTCAGCGGCGACCCCCAGCTCTTCCTCGACGGCATCAGCCGCAACCGCCAGGGCCAGCAGGCCGGCAAGGGGCTCCTGGAGGAACTGACCAGGACGCAGCAGGACCTGGAGACGTACACCAAGGACGCCAGCACCAACTGGACCAAGCTGGAAGCCAGCCGGGTCAAGCAGGCCAAGGCCAAGAAGAAGATCAACTCGCAGATAGCGGCGGCGAAGAAGCTGGAATCGCGGCTGGAGAAGGAGGAGCGGGCCCGGCTCCTCGAACTGGAGCAGGAGGCGGCGCGGCAGGCGCAGACCGCCTGGCTCGACTCCGGCGCACTGCAGGAGATCAACCGGGACGCGAGCCCGCTCGGCAAGCAGGCAGTGGCCTTCGCGACCGCGCAGATCGGCAAGCCGTACGTGTGGGGCGCGGAGGGCCCCAAGTCGTACGACTGCTCCGGGCTGACGTCCCAGGCGTGGGCGGCCGCGGGCCGCCCGATCCCGCGCACCTCGCAGGAGCAGTGGCGGCTGCTGCCGCACATCGCGATCAAGGACATGCGCCCCGGCGACCTGATCATCTACCACGCCGACGCCACCCACGTCGGCATGTACGTGGGCAACGGCCAGATCATCCACGCCCCGCGCCCCGGCCGCGACGTCACCCTGGCGGGCGCGGGCTCGATGCAGATACTCGGCGTGGTCCGCCCCGACGCGTAG
- a CDS encoding class I SAM-dependent methyltransferase, whose product MRPIGTATRGTTNPNRLRRMDRWIAATHGPALRRADTPVAVDLGYGAAPWTAVELLERLRTAEPRTAVVGIEISPERVAAAQPYAREGLTFRHGGFEIPLPERPSLIRAANVLRQYDEGEVAGVWQRLCERLAPGGLLVEGTCDEIGRRHVWVALGPEGPRTVTFATRLGSLNRPSDLAERLPKALIHRNVPGERVHAFLRDFDRAWAAAAPYASLGARQRWITAVRALSGDWPLTDGVRRWRQGEVTVAWEALEPGGW is encoded by the coding sequence ATGCGCCCGATCGGCACCGCGACCCGCGGGACCACCAACCCGAACCGGCTGCGCCGCATGGACCGCTGGATCGCCGCCACGCACGGCCCCGCCCTGCGCCGCGCCGACACCCCCGTCGCCGTCGACCTCGGTTACGGGGCCGCGCCCTGGACCGCCGTCGAGCTGCTGGAACGCCTGCGCACCGCCGAACCGCGTACCGCGGTGGTCGGCATCGAGATCTCCCCGGAGCGGGTCGCCGCCGCGCAGCCGTACGCCCGCGAGGGCCTCACCTTCCGGCACGGGGGCTTCGAGATCCCGTTGCCGGAGCGGCCCTCCCTGATCCGGGCGGCGAATGTGCTGCGCCAGTACGACGAGGGCGAGGTGGCCGGGGTCTGGCAGCGGCTGTGCGAGCGGCTGGCGCCGGGCGGGCTGCTGGTGGAGGGCACCTGCGACGAGATCGGGCGGCGGCACGTGTGGGTGGCGCTGGGGCCGGAGGGACCGCGCACGGTGACCTTCGCGACCCGGCTCGGCTCGCTGAACCGGCCGTCCGATCTCGCCGAACGGCTGCCGAAGGCGCTGATCCACCGCAATGTCCCGGGTGAGCGGGTGCACGCCTTCCTGCGCGACTTCGACCGGGCGTGGGCGGCCGCGGCGCCCTACGCCTCGCTCGGGGCCCGGCAGCGCTGGATCACCGCGGTGCGGGCGCTCTCGGGCGACTGGCCGCTGACGGACGGGGTGCGGCGGTGGCGCCAGGGCGAGGTCACGGTGGCGTGGGAGGCGCTGGAACCCGGGGGGTGGTGA
- the mshA gene encoding D-inositol-3-phosphate glycosyltransferase, translating into MTQYVSRLGTSRGAPRLRFPAGLTGSFTAGHRRPRRIAMLSVHTSPLHQPGTGDAGGMNVYIVELAKRLAAINIEVEIFTRSTTGGLPSAVDLAPGVLVRHVDAGPYEGLAKEELPAQLCAFTHGVMQAWAGQRPGYYDLVHSHYWLSGHVGWLAAQRWGVPLVHAMHTMAKVKNAALAEGDSPEPAARVIGETQIVDAADRLIANTAEEAGELVRFYDADPQAVAVVHPGVNLERFRPGDGRAAARARLGLPQDALIPLFAGRIQPLKAPDVLLRAVAVLLDRNPSLRSRIVVPVVGGPSGSGLAKPEGLQKLAARLGIADVVRFHPPVGQDQLADWFRAASVLVMPSYSESFGLVAVEAQAAGTPVVAAAVGGLPVAVRDGVSGFLIPGHDPAAYAQALERFARAPELVARMGGAAAEHAQRFGWDTAAAATADVYTAAIQEHRRRARTRHV; encoded by the coding sequence GTGACCCAGTACGTCTCTCGGCTCGGCACCAGCCGTGGCGCACCACGTCTCAGGTTCCCCGCAGGTCTCACCGGCTCCTTCACCGCCGGTCACCGCAGGCCCCGCCGCATCGCGATGCTCTCCGTGCACACCTCCCCGCTGCACCAGCCGGGGACGGGCGACGCCGGCGGAATGAACGTGTACATCGTGGAGCTGGCCAAGCGGCTGGCCGCGATCAATATCGAGGTCGAGATCTTCACCCGCTCCACCACCGGAGGGCTGCCCTCCGCCGTGGACCTGGCGCCCGGTGTCCTCGTCCGGCACGTCGACGCGGGGCCGTACGAGGGTCTGGCCAAGGAGGAGCTGCCCGCGCAGCTCTGCGCCTTCACCCATGGGGTGATGCAGGCGTGGGCCGGTCAGCGCCCCGGTTATTACGACCTCGTCCATTCCCACTACTGGCTCTCCGGACACGTCGGCTGGCTGGCCGCGCAGCGCTGGGGCGTTCCCCTCGTGCACGCCATGCACACCATGGCGAAGGTGAAGAACGCCGCGCTCGCCGAGGGCGACAGCCCCGAGCCCGCCGCCCGCGTCATCGGCGAGACCCAGATCGTGGACGCCGCCGACCGGCTGATCGCCAACACCGCCGAGGAGGCGGGCGAGCTGGTCCGGTTCTACGACGCCGATCCGCAGGCCGTCGCCGTCGTCCATCCCGGCGTCAACCTCGAACGCTTCCGTCCCGGTGACGGCCGGGCCGCCGCCCGCGCCCGTCTCGGCCTCCCGCAGGACGCCCTGATCCCCCTCTTCGCGGGCCGCATACAGCCGCTGAAGGCCCCCGACGTGCTGCTGCGGGCGGTCGCCGTGCTGCTCGACCGGAACCCCTCGCTGCGGTCCCGGATCGTGGTGCCCGTCGTCGGCGGCCCCAGCGGCAGCGGCCTCGCGAAGCCGGAGGGGCTGCAGAAGCTCGCCGCCCGGCTGGGCATCGCGGACGTCGTGCGGTTCCACCCGCCGGTCGGGCAGGACCAGCTCGCCGACTGGTTCCGGGCCGCGTCCGTGCTGGTCATGCCCTCGTACAGCGAGTCCTTCGGACTCGTCGCGGTCGAGGCCCAGGCGGCCGGGACACCGGTCGTCGCGGCGGCCGTGGGCGGCCTCCCGGTGGCCGTGCGCGACGGGGTCAGCGGCTTCCTGATACCGGGGCACGATCCGGCCGCGTACGCCCAGGCGCTGGAGCGGTTCGCGCGGGCGCCGGAGCTGGTCGCCCGGATGGGCGGGGCGGCGGCGGAGCACGCCCAGCGGTTCGGCT